One Campylobacter concisus DNA segment encodes these proteins:
- a CDS encoding oxidoreductase, producing the protein MRLGELYSVVAAALATNFNGILGVSSFMRIKKTSAWITQTKSDANVKGNELYAKFIKDESSAALCDDFVILKAKFEASYYFSSAKDDLAQFYKAINFEPKMGEVDSISNQLILIANILKKEATKESMQLLAAFSLSFFLPYAEQLAKELEQNANSNFYKSMGYFLEDFCLVLRTIIGKA; encoded by the coding sequence TTGAGACTTGGAGAGCTTTACAGCGTCGTAGCTGCTGCACTTGCTACAAATTTTAATGGCATCTTGGGCGTCTCATCTTTTATGCGTATCAAAAAGACAAGTGCGTGGATAACGCAGACAAAGAGTGATGCGAACGTAAAAGGAAATGAGCTTTACGCTAAATTTATCAAAGATGAGAGCAGTGCAGCTCTGTGTGATGATTTTGTCATTTTAAAGGCAAAATTTGAAGCAAGCTACTATTTTTCAAGTGCAAAAGATGATTTGGCACAATTTTATAAGGCTATAAATTTTGAGCCAAAAATGGGCGAGGTTGATAGCATCTCAAATCAGCTCATTTTGATAGCAAATATCTTAAAAAAAGAGGCGACAAAAGAGTCTATGCAGCTTCTTGCTGCTTTTAGCCTCTCTTTTTTCTTGCCATATGCCGAGCAACTTGCAAAAGAGCTTGAACAAAATGCTAACAGTAACTTCTATAAGTCAATGGGATACTTTTTAGAGGATTTTTGTTTAGTTCTAAGAACTATTATCGGTAAGGCTTAG